The Schistocerca americana isolate TAMUIC-IGC-003095 chromosome 9, iqSchAmer2.1, whole genome shotgun sequence genome includes the window taatatatatatatatataaaaataaataaaaaacctgcATTTATCTGGACAATCTGTGGAGATTACGATTTAAAATCTTGTTGAAAAACTTGGCTAGTGGAAAGTCCAGGAAATCATTCCAGCATTCATGTTAACCaattcaggaaaactaaataaAAACCTATTTAATGTGGTTGGGGAAGGAATTTAAAGCCTTCTCTTCCTGAAGAGttgtgtgttaaccactgtggcaATTTGGTTGGTGCATagtttacagaaaatattttatgacaGTACCAAAGAAATTAAATTGCATTATGATCAGTTTATTGACATTTTAACCAGCAAGTATCCTCTGCTCTCTAATACTTGAATGTCAGCAGAATGACAGCACACAGTGCCTTCAAAAATCTTGCTTAAATTTTTCCAGACCAGAAACTGGCACTGGCAGACATAGGGGCCACTTTATTGTATGATTCCACCCTTTCATTGCACTGTTATGCTGAAGCTCTTGATGATTCTATACCTGTAACAATGACACAGAGGCCAGTTGTTGCTGTATGCCCACTGAACATGTACAAGAATGACATAAAATGCACATTGTAGCTAGACCAGTCGCTTCCACTGCTGGAGACCACTCAGTTGAGTAGTGGTCATGTGGCCCCAAAAAAAATCATTCTTTGCCTCCATGAATGCATGTCTTGATTTTGCAAAGCAGTGTCAGTGGCCCAACATCATAGTACAAGACAGTAAATATGGTTATAGTTTATCTGTTTTTGGGCTATTCCATTGGTGCAAAAGTTGTCGACTTGAATCATAAAGACAAATTATCtatgttgataatgatgatgaacaaTATAAGGAAGTAACTTTAGGGTTTAATGTTATGTCAACAACATACACAGTTAGCACAAGCTCAGTCTGGACATTATGGAAAGTAAGTCACCCAAGAAATATTCTGGAATTTGCAATTAGCAGGTATAAGAGCATAACTATACCTGGATGGCCAGATGGAAAACTGAACATTGGTACTCTAGAATGTGAGTCCAGAAGTTTGTCATTGCATGATTTCACAGTGAAGTTATCATCATCCTTGTTGAAAGAGTCAGAATAACAGGGTTCAAATTTTAAAGACATTCACAGCATAAAAATCCACTAACTGAATCCACAACCTTTATGTTAGGCTTTGCAAATCAAACCCTGATACAAAATGGTAACATTAAAGTAAGAAAAGAAATGCATCCCCCTCTTACCATTTACAAAGTAAAATGAGTGACCTAACCCTAGTTACATATTAAATCTTATCCCTAGTAATTTAGGGAACAGACTGGATGTTTTATATGGAATCTTAAAGTTGCATGACATTTGTCTGTTGTTCTATTAAAATAGAGGCCTGTTTAACTGATACACAAACCTTGAACTTACTGTTTGAATATAAAATTCGATCACATAAACTAAGAGGTACAGAaatctgtatgccacaagcactGCATATCGGTCAATCTTATCACTAGGGCAGGAAGATGTGCATTATCGAAAGTGCGGCACCCGTAAACAGGCAAAATCAACAACACAATACATACAAAATCAAGACTTATCAGGAAATTGCTAAATAGAAAATGGTTGAATAAACCAGAcaacaaattaaattatttttcactaATTCTTTTGAAAGTCAATTAGCCATTTCTCGAAATTTTAAATGGTGTACCACATTGTTATCTTTGTCCGACAAAACAGATGGCAGACAACCTGGAAAATTAGCCTCTGTCCCTCTTAACTGACTACAAAACACGATCAAAATGTGGCACcaaaaatacaaatatcacaaacacTGCACACTGGATGCCTCATGGGTGAAGTTGGCAGTCATAAACCAATAAATGCGCACTATTCCCCAACAGATGGGAATGACTCGATTTAGGTTGTGGGGAAGAATGCAGGCACATCAATACTGAGTAGCTGGCGGCTTTCAGCAACTGGTATTTGTCATCAACCACTCCCAGCCAATCTTCTATGTTCTTACTGCTGATGTACAATTTTATATCACAAAATGGCATgttcattcattctctctctctctctctctctctctctctctctctctctctctctcacacacacacacacacacacacacacacacacacacacacacacactgccagccctatttttaattacttttacaaaagtaGAACTTTTCTAATCCAACACTCCGACTCCTCACTTAGTCTTACTGTCCAATTTCCAGCGCCTGTTTATGTAGACAGGTCACTGCTACAGTTAAGACCGGACTTGTCGATGACTCGTCTTCTGCGATATGGATCAGCAGGCGGTTGACTACTGCTAGGTACAATAGTTCAATGACTTTTATTATGAAATAATTTGCTGCTAATTCAAGCAATAGGTGTTATCTGGCACATATTTGTTTTATAGATTAGAGAGTTTTCTTCATACATATGATAGTGTGTAAAACTAAATTACGGTACCAACTAAATGTAAATACATGACACTGTCCTTACAACAGGGCATTGAGCCCAATGACACGAATGAATGAATCGGTACAGCTGACAtcgactgcacaacagaagcagtaTTAACTGGAGACCAAATCACTGATGATGTAGAACAAACAACCGATAGAGAACAAGAAAGGTGGTGACGACAATGAAGACAATCAACCTATGGCTCGAGTATCACATACAGATAGTAAAAGTGCACTGCTATGGCCCTTCATTACAACGAACAAAACTCTACATCTACCCTAGCATATATTTTGTGGATTAGGAAATGGCAGAACATTGCTGCAAAAACAAGGCTGTCAAACATTGCAGCAAAATCGAAGTTGTCGTCAGCTAAGCAAAAGAACATAACAGACTTTCTTTGTCCTGCTTAAGAACAAAACATTTTTTACCATGTGATTTCTCACGTTTTAAACAGTTAAGTGCAAATCAGTTGTCAGTGCAATACTGTTATAAGTTCTGTACAGATATTCAACACTCACTCACTGTAACATTATCTTACAGTAtgataaaaatgtattttatagtAGCGACACTATAATACATAACTCTTTTGCATAAGATTATCTAGTGTGTCAACACTTTCTTTTTGTTCTGTTACGGTTTTAACACGGAACaatatttcagacagtatttccacTTGAAAATTAAAGTTGTACCGTATCCTACTGCGATGTTGTGGGTCAATAAAAGTGTTCCTCTGATAATTCAACCATTCTTGCATTCCGACCATGCTCCCGGTTCCGTAGGGGATGGATAAGCAAGGTTCTACTGTAACAGCGATAGGAGAGTGAGAGTTTCTTGTGTATCTCTCAAATCTCTTCACTCAAGTTGTCTGTCGCTTCGCAGAGGGTCATTTCTCTCTCACACCATTACTTTCAAACCTGCAATACTTGCAGTGTGAAATCACACGGTTTAGACTGCAGTTGTCCCCGAATAAAGATGTTTGTGGAACAGAGACAGACAGTCACATGGGCTCAAAACTCCACAGTGAGCCAAGCTTTTTCATCAAACCAAGACATGTTATAAATCACATATTTTCTTTCCAATTCAGGGCACAAAAGGTCATACAAAGTATCATATTATTGTTTCAAGTGACATTTCCATTCACAcgtgtggctgcaacacgacagaTGGCTCCAAGAGGGTTAACGCAGTGGACACACAGCGAGTTTTGACAGTCTCTCTGTTCTCAGGACACTGCAGATTGGAACATGGTCTGTTCAACAAGTAAGGGGTGTGAGAAAAAGCTTTTACTGGCAGCTTTACTTTCCTACGAAATACTTCACTTCTGCACGTAGTTGCCATTCATTTGTGAACACTTTGTGTAATCTGGCACTGGCTTCTTTAATCCCGCAGCAGAAATCTTCTGTGGCATGGATCTGAACCAGTTGACAAGCATCTGTCTCAAGTTCCTCGTCGTCTTCAAACCACTGTCCTTGATGCACTGTTTCAAGCACAAGAGATGCTATCCACTGCACATATGGCCGAGGCTGCTAAGTGGACAATTGAGAAGTTCCCAACAGAAATGCTAATCTTTGGTAGGTTACACACGGAATAATTTGGCCCCATGGTTTCTTCCTGTGTAAATGGcagtaggggaggggaggggaggcaatGATGGCGGTGGAGGTTCAATTGTAAAAATGCCAATGTGCTGTAGGGGGGTGAGAGTTCTACACTCGAAGCCTTCCCATAAACACTTATCTCACGGATCTTCTAAGCTACAGCAACGTATTTTATTCCTTACTGTATGTTATATTGACATTAATAATTTATCATATGATGCAGGATTTAGCAAAAACAGTTTACAAAATGTTCTGGGAACAAAGTTTcgatttcagtcagtaaattaacatgtGACACAAGTCAATCCTTTTTTATTCTCTGACACAATTCCTCCTTTTTGTTGTTTTCCATTGTTAGAGCTAATGTAACTGCAGCATACGCTTTCTTTTGTATGTTCGACACCTTGATCTCATAAAATTGTGTTGCCAAATGACAATAATATTGATGGTGTGAGGCTCACTTCGATATATTAAAGGTTTTACAAATCAACAATGCCTGAATAGAATATACGaaaagtattgtattgtatataTAAATGGGAGGGCTGCTCCCAATGGACACAGTGTACAGAGGAACAGGCTACAGGCAGCCGAGGTGTCCACCCGTTCGACACAAAGGAAAGACTCGCCCGACAATCACGACGAGGGCGTATATCTGTGCATAGGACAAGTTATTCTGCACGTAGCAGTGTGCGGCCAGTTTCTGGTATTCATCTTGCAGACAGTTATATCCGAGTTTTTCTGTTAGAAATGGGTACAGAGTGATGCATCCAGTACGAGGAAACTCGTCAGCCACAGCACCAACTGTCCATCTTCAACCAGGGCAGCACCAACTGTCCATCTTCAACCAGACTGCAGTATTTGGTTTTCACTCTTCATATGATAATGATAGCCACCTCTTCATCGTGCACGTTTGTATGGCACTAACTGTCTAATGTTtttttcactcactcactcactcactcattcattcattcattcattcattcataaacACACTCCACATTTTTCTCGAGGAAAGATTTTTAAGACGTTTGCTTTCACCCACAGTCAAAGACATACTGAACTGAAACAATGACTTCCACAGTGCTTGGATTGTGGAACTTCATCCCCAGCTGCCGACATTTAACGATAAGCCAATTACCCTTACTTCTTGAATACAACTCGTATCTTGACACCCTCTGAAGAATTCTGTGTGTTCTAAGGGTCGGATGTTTTGATGGAAGCACAATGTTGGCCTGTGCCAATAAGTTTTCACAGAATCCACattttatgaattatttatttCGAGATATCATACACTACAACTACATACATTACAAATCACAACAGTGCATCTGACCACATAAAATTGAATCCACATTGACAAATTTTCAAGTACATATGATTAGCTCATTTCAAATGCTATGTGAACAAGCCAACAATGTTCTAATATTATGCATTTAAACAAACATCATAATCACAGTACTACTGCGCCTTTTATtgacagagaaagaaaatgaatggaacagattcattgcacaaaaaacaaTAAAGATTTTAATATCTGCACACACAATATACACTGGTCTCAActagaaaattaattaaaacagcttgaaactaaaactggtaaataattttgaatgtacagcttTATTAATGATACTTTTTGATCATTATGAAGACAATTTGTAGTGAAAAATGGAATGTCTACTGCCTACATCACCAAGAATGTGTTGCGTAAGTGGCATACAGTACTCTATATtgaaaaattgataacaatcatatttcacttttttcacttatttatttatcatttgatAAGCACCAAACAAAAACTTACTCTCATGTGAAACCAAAATTTGTGTGAGTGTGGTGCAAATACTACTACATAATCACTCACTGTTGTTATGCGTTTGTGATAGCCATTCAATTTATGAGACATCATTACATACAAGTAGCTACAAATTTCATTAACACCACATAAAATATGGTGTCATAAATTTTagtttcaaggaatacattttGTGGCTTAATACCTGTCTCTCCAAGAGCCGCCACCACCTCCTCCACCATAATCCCTGCTCGggccccactctctgtccatatcATCGTACCGCCTGCTTCCACCAAAGTCATCGTCATAACCCCTCGACCTACCCCCCATGGCAGGAACATTGAAGTCACTGTCATAGTGACTCGACCGTCCCCCCATCGGAGGAACTTCAAAATCGCCATCGTAGCCCCTCGACCTCCGAGACAGTGACGGACTTTCAAATTCATCACGGTAATCTCCCCGCCTCCCGGACATAGAATCACAATCTCTGCCACGATTCCAAGAAGGTGATCCATCATAATTTCTGCTTCTGGTGTCACGATCTCTGGGCCAATCACTATCAAGTTCCCTATGACTGTCAAAGTTCCTTCCACGTCCTGATCTGTCCCATGGAGGGGAGTTGCCTCCCCCTGACCTGTCCCACGGAGGGGGGCTGCCACGACCCGACCTGTCCCATGGAGGGGGGCTGCCACGACCTGATCTGTCCCACAGGGGGGGGCTGCCACGACCTGACCTGTCCCATAGAGGGGGGCTGCCACGACCTGACCTGTCCCATGGAGGCGAACTGCCTCGCCCCGACCTGTCCAACGGAGGCGAACTGCCTCGCCCCGACCTGTCCCACAGAGGGGGGCTACTGCGGTATCGACCCCTACCTCTGCCCGAAGAACCAAAATCATCTTCCTCTGGCCGTCCCTTCCACCTGCCAGAGCCTCTCTCGTCCATACCTCTGCCCCTTCCACGATCGCCCCTTATACTTTCGGTGCCTCGACCCCTTCCACGACCGCTAGACCCACGCCAGTCCCCTTCGGTATTTGGCGGACGACTGCCGGAAGCAGTATCCTTCACTTGTCCTGCTGGGCTGCCAGCTCGTTTAGCCTTGTGAGGAGGTGAGCCTTCCCTAGAACTAGCCTCATCTCTCTTTCGTTTAGGAGGAGATTTTTCCCTCTTTCTACATGACTCGGCACCTCCTTCTACCTCAGAACTATCTGAGCCCTTTACACTCGCGTCTTTTTTATTACGTCCACCGTCTCGCTCCTCTTTTGAAGATGACTTCTCCTCTTTAGATTGCTCTGTATTTTTTCCCAACTTAGAATTTCCTGAGACATCTGAACTCATATCTTTTTTATGGTCTCCATCTTGCTTCTCTTTGGAAGGAGATTTCTCTCTAGGTAGTTCTGCTTTTTTTTTCATCTCGGtactgtctgtgtctgtgtctgaggAACACAATTTTTTACTGTTTCCTTCAACTTCCTCTTGTTTCCGTTTAAAATCAGAATTTCCCATCTCTTTGGATGACTCTGCATATTTGTCCATCATACTACTTTCTGCATCATTTGAACTCCTGCCTAAAAAGTCTTTGCCATCTTGCTGCTGTTTCAGCATAGGTTCCTCTTTCTCTTTGGATGGTTCTGCATCTTTTCCTACCTCCCCACTTTCCAAATCTATTGTtatcacctcatttttactgtcttTGCCATCTTGCTGCTCTTTCAACAGAGACTTCCCTTCCTCTTTGGGTGGTTGTGTATCTCTTTCCACTTTTGTATCTTCCAAGTCTACTGTTACAACTTCTTTTATACTGTCTTCTCCATCCCTCTTTTCTTTGAAAGGTGATATCTTTTTCTCTTTAGATGACTCTGCACCTTTGTCCATTTTAGCACTTTCCACATCATCTGAGCTCTTGtctcttttaaggttttcactACCTTGCTGCTCTTTCAACACAGGTTTATCTTTCTCTTTGGGTGGTTCTGCATCTTTTCCTACCTCCTCACTTTCCAAATCTATAGTTATCACCTCTTTCTTCTTACTATTTTCACAACATTCCTGCTCTTTTGACAGAAGCGTCTCTTCCTCTTTGGAGGGTTCTGCATCTTTTCCCATATTCTTATTTTCAAGGCCTATTGTTACCACATCTTTGTTTCTGTCTTCTCCATTTTGCTGTTCTATCAACAcaggcttttctttttctttagatGATTCTGCAACTTTTcccatttccaaattttccatgtcTACCTTTTTCACCTCTCTACTACTGTCTTCTCCATCTTTCTGCTCTTTCAACATAGGCTTCTCTTTCTCTTTGAATGGTTCTgcatctttttccacctccatatTTTCCAAATCTATTGTTATCACCTCTTTTCTAATATCTTCCCCATCTTGCTGTTCTTTCAATGTAAGCTTCTCTTTCTCTTTGGGTGGCTCTACATCTTTTCCCACCTGTGCATTTTCCTTGTCTATTGTTTCCACCTCTTTTCTACTGTCTTCTCCATCTTGCTGCTCTTTCAACACAGGCTTCTCTTTCTCTTTGGTCGGTTCTGCATCTTTTCCCACCCCCTTATTTTCCAAGTCTATTGTTTTCACCTCTTTACTACTATCTTCTCCATCTTGCTGCTCTTTCAACATAGGCTTCTCTTTCTCTTTGGATGGTTCTACACCTTTTCCCACTTCCGCATTTACGGAGTCTATTGTTACCACCTCTTCTCTACTGTCATCTCCACCTTGCTGTTCTTTCAACAGAGGCTTCTCTATCTTTTTAGATGGTTCTGCATCTTTTTCCATATATGTATTTTCCAAGTCTACTGTTACCACCTCTTTTGTACTGCCTTCTGCATCTTGCTTCAGTTTTGAAGGACTCTTTTCTCTTTCTATTGCTGTTTCCGCACCTTTTCTCACTTCAGTACTTTCCAAGTTCTCTGAACATATCTCTTTTGTAACTAATGGTTTGCTTTCCTCTTCTTTTTGTGATGTGGGGGAAACACACTGCACTGGACTGTCTGAACTACGACCTTCTCGTTTGGACAGATTCTCAAGTGTTCTTGCATTTAGAGAAACATCATCTGTCCTCTCTTTTTGGGATTTCTCTGCCTCTGCATGTCTTCCTGAATTTGTCTTCacttcagcctttcctgtgtcatctaCTTGTGTCTTTTCTCTAGCAGCCATTTTATCATCTACATTATCCGGCAATTTGGAAGAAACAAGATTCTGTATGTTTTGAGTGTGTTCACCCTCTTGTTGAGATTGTTGCTTCTCAGGGTCTGGACTCCGATTACTATCACCCACTGGTGAAGTAGTGTTATTTTCGTTAGTGTTACTAAAATTTTCAGCAGTTGGTGTTATAGCTCCTGGCCTCCTCAATATTTCTCCTGCACCTACCTCATTGCCAGGAGCCCCAGTTTTGTCAACTGATTTCACTGCAGCACAAATTTTTGGATAAGGAGCAGCCTCAATGCCTTTTTGTATCCCCTCCGTGCCATCATCTACGGTCATTACATCACGTGGATTCACTTCGCCCTCACCATGCACATGTGTCTTACTTACGACGTACATACCTAATCTAACCTGTTCTGCACTCCTTTGAATCTCTTCTAATAACTCTTCTGTCCCATGCAAAGGAGAagatttcatttgctttttctCAGCTTTTTGCACTTTCAAATTCTGCAAACTacccattttctttttctttttagagtTCAAATTCTGCActagatttttcttctttttcttaacaGATGTAAGTGACGATGGAAGACACAACTGTGTAACAGCTCGAGCTTCAATCgtagtacttccttctttctttttctttttcgcaGCCAATTTTTGTAAACGAGCCACTTTCTTTGCTTTAACTGATGCAAGTGACAACGGAAGGAGTGACTGCACTGTGCTCTTCACTTTACTCCGTAACATCATCATCTCAGTCCACCCGATTACCTTTTCATGGTACAACTGCAGAAGTCTCTTGTGGAGATGATTCCGTAGAATTTGCCTCTGCTCTATCACTCTTTCAGTTGTGGTGCCAAAACAAGAAAAGGACCCTACACGTGCCACCGTCTGTGTCTGTTGAGAGCCACACTCGACAGCCAGTTTCACAGGTGCACCACCAACCTCCCCCGTTACTGGAATGAAGTCTGCCTGCACCTGTGCATCACGAGAAGCAGACTTGAGAAAATGACGCGGTGTATTTACTGACGCATTTCTACGCCACTTAGCTGCATGTTCACCACACACTGGGCACTTTTCCTCCTTCAGTTTTTGTTCGGTGTTCAGTATCCGCACTTTTGCAGGCTCTGGCTTCGTAACATGTTCCTGTTTCTCGTCTGCCTCCGGTTCCTGGGCTTTCTTTTCGAACCCCTCCTTTTCCTTCGCCTGCTCTTTTTCCTTCGCCTGCTCTTTTTCCTTCGCCTGTTCTTTTTCCATCGCCTGTTCTTTTTCCTTCGCCTGCTCTTTTTCCTTCCCCTGCTCTTTTCCCTTCGCCTGATCTTTTACCACAACTGGGCCCTTAATAACTTGTGGTTCCTTTCTTAGAAGGTCTGGTGTCGAATTCGCTGAGGGCTTATTAGTGGCAGGAGGGGTCAAATGCGCCTGCTTTTGTGTAGGTGGAGCCTGGGATTGCTTTGAGGCTGGGGTAGGTGGCTTTGGAGTGACAGGTTGTGTCTGTGAGGGTTCAGGTGCAGATGACCCCTGTGTTGCCGCCTCCTTAACTCTTTCCTGCTGCTGCAGAAGGTATCGTGCTGTCCCCACAGGTGGGGCAGTAAATCTGAGAAGACGCACATGCCAGTCACGGAGAAGTGGTGAGCACTGGTCACTCGGGACACTCCTGCCTCCGATGTAGAGTGGCTGGATATTACGTTGACGCAGCACGAAGCGGCCCGGCATGTCGAGCCCCTCGTCCACAAGTAGTGAACGGATTGCCTCCTGGCACCTCTGCAGCACTAGATAGCGTTCCATCGACACTGGCTCTTCTGCTGTATGTGCATAACTTATCACTAAATGTAATCGATAAATTTACGACGTACAAAAATTTTTACGAGATCTTCCTCTTTACATTTACAAAGAGCCCATAATGTGCTCATGGTATTTACAACACTTAAAGAGGAATTGCACAAACATATAATATATAGGAGGGGGAAACAAGCTCTCAGACACCCATTCATTCAGTTCACACACACAGTTATAACTGCCCCCTCTAAATTTGTTATATGCTACACGACTTACAATTGACAAAAAATTCAACTTTTACGTGGGtatttcagaaacaaaatttttattctagatgaataaaatatttaaaacaaagtgTGTTCATATAATAACTGTAGCTATGctatcatacacagtatataatGATAACTCTGTAATTGGATAATTATACTGCATAGATCATGTCCAACAACTACATGGTGAGCACTAAGTTATACACTACTACTGGTGAAAAATCACAATACCATGAAAGAGGCCTCACCAAAAGAATTAAATTTGATTCGCGTATGATCCACAatgatacaaataaatgattaaaatgtacagttgccggccggtgtggtcgagcggttctaggcacttcagtctggaactgcgcgaccgctacggtcgcaggttcgaatcctgccgcgggcatggatgtgtgtgatgttcttaggttagttaggtttaagtagttctaagttctaaggggctgatgacctcagatgttaggttccgtagtgctcagagccatttgaaggtacAGTTCCCGCATGATTTCCGAGTTAAAAGTTGAGTTGTAATACATACTGGGTTGTGTCAGAAAGAGTCAGTTCCAATGTGTGACAGTCATCTGCATTAATAAAAGGAAAAGAACTCATGATATGGTGGAGACTTGGCGAACAAAGTattttcttttctcagtttttttccAGGTGGGAATCCAAATTTCAATgaaccagttcttccattctttttcttttacatgagagaaattttattttacttgttttcatggcacaaatgaaattttttgagttGCCACATCATTTATTAGCGATTACTCCATCTTCAGCAATAATCTGCAATTGCTCTTAAGTTACAAGTTCTTGCCTTCCTTCTGTCATCTGTTGCCATTCTATGTGACATCGTATCGCCGTGTGATAGAGACTTGCAGGAAAATGCTTTGAACTGCTATCACTGTAATGTAACACAAATATACTTGTTAGCAACAACTTTTTTCAATCAGATGTCCTTCACTCTGCAGTCATAATTAACTTGAAGTTTGAAGGTGTGATGGTTGGCAAGGTACTACTTTATATTCAAATTAGTAAAAAAGAGCTGATACCAAATATCCAATGCTgatataaactgaggtgacaaaagtcacgggacagcaacacgcacatatacaggtggcgataGTGTtgtatacaaaaggtataaaacgaCAGTGCACCGGAAGACCTCTCATTTGTACACAGGTAAtccacgtgaaaagatttccgtgTGATTAAGGTCACACGGTGGGAATTCACAGACTTGGAacacggaattgtagttggagctagacacgtaaCATTCCATTTTGGTAatcattaagaaattcaatattccaagatcaacagtgtcaagagtgtgctgagaatgccaAATTTTAGGCCTTACCTGTCACCACGGTCAACACAgtgatcgacggccttcacttaacaaccgagagcactTATGTTTGCTcaaagttgtcagtgccaacagacaagcgacactgtgcgaaacaatcacagaaatcaatgtgagatgtagaAAAAGCGTATCTTGTTACGACAGTGCAGAGGAATTTTGCagcaatgggctatggcagcagatgaacgATGTGAGCGGCTCTGCTAGCAGCTAGACATTAAATggaagcacctctcctgggctcgtacccatttcagttggaccctagatgacaggaaaatcatggcctggtcagataggacacaatttcagtaggtaagagctcatggtagtgAGAGTGgcgcgcagactccacgaagccacggacccaagttgcgaACGAGGCACTGtgaaatctggtggtggctccatgatctgtgtgggttgtgtttacacggaatggattgcgtcctctggtcaaactgaactgatcattgacgaaatagttatgttcagctacttggagaccatttgcagccattcatggactt containing:
- the LOC124550613 gene encoding uncharacterized protein LOC124550613 isoform X2, producing MAETPFRGNGEDDESDGFDESILKGLEVVDTWYDDDEEEEERRGSMEQQTSSSRASREVDRLGRNEEKEERRHRGREHSKESEKEREREKERERERERDKRLRDRESTTAKEKWYTERTSREDPRKRRLEEAEKELLKLQQINERRAKEGRPLVKLPVSGIRRTLEELNERRAKMGLPLLTVPCEETPPKRQIALRGRDTKEDYAGDHKYKGSKQSEENRIVKLEHLDEDLPGTRAKKLQLARYNKASERSRNVARSSGSDDRSHKYQNDPYARTKQPEDKLTSSQNVCVTQVLRNAPGSYTTSVITYNTNITKGSSVSQYSTVVQTSIDDDLPVAPPPPPKLGPISFKIGQSSKSSKPATALALSEEEDDDDDKIEEDDDDFKPSCLSQRLLAATKSHKNMEVSTYKRMDNKKKVYTSDASLDSISETSSPERDLQLSPVSSDPERAVSPVTRTSKLRHRQTSQSYASEAAPPHFSRQRRRVPVSRTPSPPMKRKRDSPVETKLSTRASAAAAGYKLSKERPRTASISPEPHGGGYGSPSGRGASPAEHGSRRRHRSPFWREIQRTLAEEQALKRKQMNEIGSHHSPVASHHSPVPPSQQTMYSGGQPLYQSGLPPSVPVPPQAVTVPPPAVSVVPPHPHPPGVVNSYAPPGMPHTGAPHHGQLVGYPVQTPQQYMPPTNHYYEQPANQWQTQPWTPQGSYPVGPSQPIAAPVAPPHPAVAPAVPVTPIAAPAPVAAPAPAQPYVPPQPVPPGSGTFNFVPPPKSKGQTKRERQLAEFQFVRPAIKPTVDKGQKQNQDYQEEPVSMERYLVLQRCQEAIRSLLVDEGLDMPGRFVLRQRNIQPLYIGGRSVPSDQCSPLLRDWHVRLLRFTAPPVGTARYLLQQQERVKEAATQGSSAPEPSQTQPVTPKPPTPASKQSQAPPTQKQAHLTPPATNKPSANSTPDLLRKEPQVIKGPVVVKDQAKGKEQGKEKEQAKEKEQAMEKEQAKEKEQAKEKEQAKEKEGFEKKAQEPEADEKQEHVTKPEPAKVRILNTEQKLKEEKCPVCGEHAAKWRRNASVNTPRHFLKSASRDAQVQADFIPVTGEVGGAPVKLAVECGSQQTQTVARVGSFSCFGTTTERVIEQRQILRNHLHKRLLQLYHEKVIGWTEMMMLRSKVKSTVQSLLPLSLASVKAKKVARLQKLAAKKKKKEGSTTIEARAVTQLCLPSSLTSVKKKKKNLVQNLNSKKKKKMGSLQNLKVQKAEKKQMKSSPLHGTEELLEEIQRSAEQVRLGMYVVSKTHVHGEGEVNPRDVMTVDDGTEGIQKGIEAAPYPKICAAVKSVDKTGAPGNEVGAGEILRRPGAITPTAENFSNTNENNTTSPVGDSNRSPDPEKQQSQQEGEHTQNIQNLVSSKLPDNVDDKMAAREKTQVDDTGKAEVKTNSGRHAEAEKSQKERTDDVSLNARTLENLSKREGRSSDSPVQCVSPTSQKEEESKPLVTKEICSENLESTEVRKGAETAIEREKSPSKLKQDAEGSTKEVVTVDLENTYMEKDAEPSKKIEKPLLKEQQGGDDSREEVVTIDSVNAEVGKGVEPSKEKEKPMLKEQQDGEDSSKEVKTIDLENKGVGKDAEPTKEKEKPVLKEQQDGEDSRKEVETIDKENAQVGKDVEPPKEKEKLTLKEQQDGEDIRKEVITIDLENMEVEKDAEPFKEKEKPMLKEQKDGEDSSREVKKVDMENLEMGKVAESSKEKEKPVLIEQQNGEDRNKDVVTIGLENKNMGKDAEPSKEEETLLSKEQECCENSKKKEVITIDLESEEVGKDAEPPKEKDKPVLKEQQGSENLKRDKSSDDVESAKMDKGAESSKEKKISPFKEKRDGEDSIKEVVTVDLEDTKVERDTQPPKEEGKSLLKEQQDGKDSKNEVITIDLESGEVGKDAEPSKEKEEPMLKQQQDGKDFLGRSSNDAESSMMDKYAESSKEMGNSDFKRKQEEVEGNSKKLCSSDTDTDSTEMKKKAELPREKSPSKEKQDGDHKKDMSSDVSGNSKLGKNTEQSKEEKSSSKEERDGGRNKKDASVKGSDSSEVEGGAESCRKREKSPPKRKRDEASSREGSPPHKAKRAGSPAGQVKDTASGSRPPNTEGDWRGSSGRGRGRGTESIRGDRGRGRGMDERGSGRWKGRPEEDDFGSSGRGRGRYRSSPPLWDRSGRGSSPPLDRSGRGSSPPWDRSGRGSPPLWDRSGRGSPPLWDRSGRGSPPPWDRSGRGSPPPWDRSGGGNSPPWDRSGRGRNFDSHRELDSDWPRDRDTRSRNYDGSPSWNRGRDCDSMSGRRGDYRDEFESPSLSRRSRGYDGDFEVPPMGGRSSHYDSDFNVPAMGGRSRGYDDDFGGSRRYDDMDREWGPSRDYGGGGGGGSWRDRY